Proteins from a single region of Acidianus ambivalens:
- a CDS encoding C/D box methylation guide ribonucleoprotein complex aNOP56 subunit (functions along with aFIB and aL7a; guides 2'-O-methylation of ribose to specific sites in RNAs) translates to MKLYLVEHAIGTFAFDEDGKLVDYVLNPKDIGKLVEILLNHEKGEPFPSTLELISKLKPEEVVIENEAEIPKLKVKASATLNHKAAKMFRSSLVKFALDSKFVSSEDELYNFLYQLSFEYTRRKLRTAAQKRDLLAIQAVRAMDDIDKSINLFSERLREWYSLHFPELDKLVEDHETYAKIVSTFGYRDNITLEGLKSINIDEKQAKKILDAASKSIGADISEDDINSIKQLSDAILSLYNIRNSLSDYVESVMKEVAPNITALVGANLGARLLSLAGSLEEFAKMPASTIQVLGAEKALFRALRSGGRPPKHGVIFQFPAIHSSPRWQRGKIARALAAKLAIAARVDNYSGRFIGDQLVEQLNKRIEEIKTKYAQPPPRKPQPQAPKQKNFKKGGGGGKKNKGKKGRR, encoded by the coding sequence ATGAAGTTATACTTAGTTGAGCATGCTATAGGTACATTTGCCTTCGATGAAGACGGTAAATTAGTTGATTATGTGCTTAATCCAAAGGACATTGGAAAATTAGTTGAAATTCTCCTAAATCATGAAAAAGGAGAACCTTTTCCCTCAACTTTAGAACTAATATCAAAACTTAAGCCGGAAGAAGTAGTTATAGAAAATGAGGCAGAAATTCCAAAGCTTAAAGTGAAAGCTTCAGCTACTTTAAACCATAAAGCAGCCAAAATGTTTAGATCTTCACTAGTGAAATTCGCCTTAGATTCAAAATTTGTATCTTCTGAAGACGAGCTATATAATTTCCTTTATCAGCTTTCCTTTGAATATACAAGGAGGAAACTAAGGACTGCCGCGCAAAAAAGAGACTTATTAGCAATACAAGCAGTTAGAGCAATGGATGATATTGATAAATCAATAAATCTTTTCTCAGAAAGGTTAAGAGAATGGTACAGCTTACATTTCCCAGAATTAGACAAATTAGTAGAAGACCACGAGACGTATGCCAAAATTGTTTCTACTTTCGGTTATAGAGATAATATAACTTTAGAAGGATTAAAGAGTATTAATATTGACGAGAAACAAGCTAAGAAAATATTAGATGCTGCAAGTAAAAGTATAGGTGCAGATATCTCAGAGGATGATATAAATTCAATAAAGCAACTTTCTGACGCTATATTATCATTATATAATATTCGTAATAGTTTATCAGATTATGTAGAGTCAGTAATGAAAGAAGTTGCTCCAAATATTACTGCACTAGTTGGTGCAAATCTAGGAGCAAGGCTATTAAGCTTAGCAGGTAGCCTAGAGGAGTTTGCAAAAATGCCTGCTAGTACTATCCAAGTTTTAGGTGCCGAAAAAGCTTTATTTAGAGCTCTAAGGTCTGGAGGCAGGCCTCCAAAGCACGGTGTTATATTCCAGTTTCCAGCAATTCATAGTTCTCCTAGATGGCAAAGAGGTAAGATTGCTAGGGCTTTAGCAGCAAAATTAGCCATAGCTGCTAGAGTAGATAACTATAGCGGGAGATTTATAGGAGATCAATTAGTAGAACAGTTAAATAAGAGAATAGAGGAAATAAAAACTAAATATGCACAACCTCCTCCAAGAAAACCACAGCCACAAGCTCCGAAGCAGAAGAACTTTAAGAAAGGAGGAGGTGGCGGGAAGAAAAATAAAGGGAAGAAAGGTAGGAGGTGA
- a CDS encoding fibrillarin-like rRNA/tRNA 2'-O-methyltransferase yields MSESIKSVKETKMENVFECEYEDGTTRLCTKNLAPGYSVYGERLIKYNGIEYREWNAFRSKLAGAILKGLKENPVKKGVKVLYLGAASGTTPSHVSDIVEKEGKVYGVEFSPRVVRELILVAQRRPNLFPILADARFPQSYMPLIENVDVLYVDIAQPDQTDIAIYNAKIFLKEGGSLLLAIKARSIDVTKNPEEIFKEEASKLERNNFDVKQVINLDPYDKDHAMVLARFKG; encoded by the coding sequence ATGTCAGAAAGTATTAAATCTGTAAAAGAAACAAAAATGGAGAATGTATTTGAATGTGAGTATGAAGACGGAACTACAAGATTATGTACTAAAAATTTAGCTCCAGGATATTCAGTTTACGGAGAGAGATTAATTAAATATAACGGAATAGAATATAGAGAATGGAATGCTTTTAGGAGTAAGCTAGCTGGAGCCATATTAAAAGGATTAAAAGAAAACCCTGTTAAAAAAGGAGTAAAAGTGCTTTATTTAGGAGCAGCGTCTGGAACTACACCTAGTCATGTTTCAGATATAGTAGAGAAAGAAGGAAAAGTTTATGGAGTAGAATTTTCTCCTAGAGTTGTAAGAGAGCTTATCTTAGTTGCTCAAAGAAGGCCTAATTTATTTCCAATATTAGCTGATGCTAGATTTCCTCAAAGTTATATGCCATTAATAGAGAACGTAGATGTACTTTATGTTGATATTGCACAACCAGATCAAACTGATATAGCTATTTATAACGCTAAAATATTCTTAAAAGAAGGCGGAAGTTTACTTCTGGCAATAAAGGCTAGAAGCATTGACGTAACAAAGAATCCAGAAGAGATATTTAAAGAAGAAGCTTCTAAACTTGAGAGGAATAATTTTGACGTGAAGCAAGTAATAAACCTAGATCCTTACGATAAGGATCACGCAATGGTCTTAGCGAGGTTTAAAGGGTAA
- a CDS encoding DUF61 family protein: MLDKILELGLKEIFGSSPAEKVTLKDALQGKNRIRLNNGFYHELNLAEVKDFSSKVPLYLWSLVYLPIIILKLPEPGQFSLEGSEWDKKAVSLILNKEEGDKIILNTADVEDLLRRYKTLIFITLSSNILFSANSELDEGI; encoded by the coding sequence ATGCTTGATAAAATTCTAGAGTTAGGTTTAAAGGAAATCTTTGGTAGTTCTCCCGCAGAAAAAGTTACTTTAAAGGATGCGCTTCAAGGCAAAAATAGGATTAGGCTAAATAACGGTTTTTATCACGAATTAAATTTAGCTGAAGTGAAAGATTTTTCTTCTAAAGTTCCTCTTTATCTATGGTCATTAGTTTATCTTCCTATTATAATTTTGAAACTACCTGAACCAGGCCAGTTTTCTTTAGAAGGCTCAGAGTGGGATAAAAAAGCAGTCAGTTTAATTCTTAATAAAGAAGAAGGAGATAAAATTATATTAAATACTGCAGACGTAGAGGATTTATTAAGGCGATATAAAACATTAATCTTTATAACTCTTAGTAGTAATATATTGTTTTCAGCAAATAGTGAACTTGACGAAGGTATCTAA
- a CDS encoding helix-turn-helix domain-containing protein has product MTIRVNDVIRILEDEGLNYTIINYPEKNKKSIDIIVEFKRSSQEKKKLVVKTSSDKIGKDEITDLKNFSSLTQSIPLIITDETEEDIAIEKDKVIGLSLFGFERLLKGDKIFVYRTRGGMFVRIRPEVLRQKMREMNYSMGDVAKMLGVSRKTIYDYENGDSDVSIEIAEKLIDIFGPEIIGDVCETYQADGKVSVDKDHKVINILESKGFKVATLKFTAVDIIASNNSKKLIITIESRNPENSIKKIQEASKIAEEFNLNMIVISKSSSRAKELEKDGFKVYLDQNLDELKYEISGD; this is encoded by the coding sequence ATGACGATTAGGGTAAATGATGTAATAAGGATATTAGAAGATGAAGGCTTAAATTATACTATTATAAATTATCCAGAGAAAAATAAAAAATCTATAGATATAATAGTTGAGTTTAAGAGGAGCTCTCAGGAAAAGAAGAAATTAGTAGTCAAAACTTCATCCGATAAGATAGGAAAAGATGAAATAACCGACTTAAAGAATTTCTCTTCTCTTACACAGAGTATTCCTTTAATAATAACTGATGAAACTGAGGAGGACATAGCTATTGAGAAAGATAAAGTTATTGGTCTGTCATTATTTGGGTTTGAGAGATTACTTAAAGGTGATAAAATATTTGTCTATAGAACTAGGGGAGGAATGTTTGTAAGGATAAGACCAGAAGTATTAAGGCAAAAAATGAGGGAAATGAATTATAGCATGGGAGACGTAGCCAAAATGCTAGGAGTTTCTAGAAAAACTATTTACGACTATGAAAATGGAGATTCCGACGTGTCCATAGAGATTGCAGAGAAACTTATAGATATTTTCGGTCCAGAAATCATAGGCGATGTCTGTGAAACGTATCAAGCAGACGGTAAGGTTAGTGTTGATAAGGATCACAAGGTCATAAATATACTAGAATCTAAAGGATTTAAGGTAGCTACGCTTAAATTTACTGCTGTAGATATAATAGCTTCAAACAATTCAAAGAAGTTAATAATAACTATTGAATCAAGAAATCCAGAGAACTCCATAAAAAAGATTCAAGAGGCAAGTAAAATAGCTGAAGAATTTAACTTAAATATGATAGTTATATCCAAGTCTAGCAGTAGAGCTAAAGAACTAGAAAAAGATGGCTTCAAAGTATATTTAGATCAGAATTTAGATGAGTTAAA